The Thermomicrobiales bacterium genomic interval CTCGATGCTTTCCGCGCAGGTGAGGACGTCCACCGGGCGACGGCTTCGTTGGTCTATGGTGTTCCGATCGAAGAAGTCACGTCGGATCAGCGACGCGTCGCCAAGACGGTGAATTTCGGGCTGCTGTATGGAATGCAAGCATGGGGTCTCTCGCGGGACACCGGCATGAGCCGCACCGAGTCGCAGGCCTTCATCGACCAATACTGGGCGCGCCTGCCCAAAGTCCGCGAGTACCTCGACGCAACACTCGCATTTGGCGCGGCGAACGGATACGTGCAAACCCTGATGGGCCGACGCAGGCCGACTCCAGATCTCACCTCGTCCAACCCTGCGCACCGCGCGGCGGCGGAACGAATGTCGATCAACATGCCGGTACAAGGCACCGCGGCGGACATCATGAAGATCGCCATGATCGCCGCTGACCGAAAGCTCTCCGAGCTCGAACTTCCCGCGGCGATGATTCTTCAGGTGCATGACGAACTCGTGTTGGAAGTGAGTGAGCACGCCGTCGCCGAGACGGTCGCCGCCGTTCGTGAGGCTATGGAAGGCGCATATCCACTCGATGTGCCCCTGCTGACCGAAGTTTCGGTCGGTCCAAACTGGAATCAAATGGAAGATTACGTCTTGCCCAACTGACGCTCGCCGCTTGGGAATCGGACGGTGTGGGCCGTAGAATTACGGTCAAGAGGTTACGCGCTCATATCGAGCACATCGGAGTTCCAGACAACGCATGCCAACCTATCATTACCGCTGCTCGGATTGCGGTCACTCATTTGATTTCTTTCAGAAGTTCGCGGACGACCCACTGACGGTGTGTCCTGAATGTGAAGGACCGATTCGTCGCGTTCCGCAACCGGTAGGAATCGTGTTCAAGGGTTCGGGCTGGTACGTCAACGACAGCCGCAATGCCAAGAATCCGACGTCCACCAGCAAGTCCGACTCGTCGGACAAGTCGAGCGACAGCAACGGTTCAGCGCCGAAAGAATCGTCCAAGGAGGCCGCCAAGGAAGTCAAGGCGTCCGCGGCGGCTGCGGAGTCCTGATGCCGATTTCGAGGTTCCATTTTCCTTGCTCCTGTACGTTGGGCGCTTTGACCGGGCGCCCGTAGTTCCCTGGGCAGCGAGCTGCTCGATACAGCCCTACGAAC includes:
- a CDS encoding FmdB family zinc ribbon protein, which translates into the protein MPTYHYRCSDCGHSFDFFQKFADDPLTVCPECEGPIRRVPQPVGIVFKGSGWYVNDSRNAKNPTSTSKSDSSDKSSDSNGSAPKESSKEAAKEVKASAAAAES